The Paenibacillus uliginis N3/975 genome has a window encoding:
- a CDS encoding lactonase family protein has translation METAKVSRTLVFTGSYAETGENGICVYSFDQDSGELQLLDQSSGIKNPTFLNVDTVTNRLYAIGEVSENGGKVGEVVTFDIDPSSGRLNQLSHIHGSSSSTCHIQRDLEDKYLIVSSYHGGRVSLLSLDDNGVADSLLDEQYHEGHRTDAEQQPRAHSAFFSPDGKYIFVQDLGLDKIIAYQINKTDNKLEFHGETQLTPGSGPRHLAFHTSGKYAYVINELNSTVTAFRYVSEEGRLETIQTISTLPADFTGESYCAEIAVSEDGRTVYGSNRGHDSIVVFSVDASSGELSPIQYISTEGGHPRHFSLMPEGKFMIVANRDGNNLVLFTVDPENGTLQFTGKTIEQSKPVCVKPAVFMV, from the coding sequence ATGGAAACAGCAAAGGTTAGCCGGACGTTGGTATTTACGGGCTCATATGCAGAAACTGGTGAGAACGGTATTTGTGTTTATTCATTTGATCAAGACAGTGGTGAATTACAGCTGCTGGATCAAAGTTCAGGAATAAAGAATCCTACTTTCCTCAATGTGGACACGGTGACAAACCGTTTATATGCGATTGGAGAGGTATCAGAGAACGGAGGAAAAGTCGGTGAAGTGGTGACGTTTGATATCGATCCTTCATCAGGGAGGTTGAATCAATTAAGCCACATTCACGGAAGCAGCAGTTCAACGTGTCATATTCAGAGGGATTTGGAAGATAAGTACCTGATCGTATCAAGCTATCACGGAGGTCGGGTGAGTTTATTGTCCTTGGATGACAACGGTGTGGCAGATAGTCTGTTGGATGAGCAGTACCACGAAGGACACCGTACTGACGCAGAACAGCAGCCTAGAGCGCATTCAGCTTTTTTCAGTCCCGATGGTAAATACATATTTGTTCAAGACCTGGGTCTAGACAAAATTATCGCATACCAAATCAATAAAACTGACAACAAGCTAGAGTTTCATGGGGAGACTCAGCTAACGCCAGGATCAGGTCCGCGCCATCTTGCTTTTCATACAAGTGGTAAATATGCTTATGTAATTAATGAATTGAATTCAACAGTTACGGCATTCCGTTATGTGTCAGAAGAGGGACGACTGGAGACGATTCAAACTATCTCTACATTACCTGCTGATTTTACTGGCGAAAGCTATTGTGCGGAGATTGCCGTTTCAGAAGATGGACGTACCGTTTATGGTTCCAACCGGGGGCATGACAGTATTGTGGTCTTTTCCGTAGATGCAAGCTCCGGTGAGCTAAGCCCGATACAGTATATCTCCACAGAAGGAGGACACCCGCGTCATTTCTCTTTGATGCCTGAAGGTAAGTTTATGATTGTGGCGAACCGTGACGGTAACAATCTAGTATTGTTCACAGTTGACCCTGAGAATGGGACGCTACAGTTTACTGGAAAGACAATAGAGCAATCCAAACCAGTGTGTGTTAAACCGGCTGTATTTATGGTTTAA
- a CDS encoding DUF1450 domain-containing protein translates to MGIVVVEVCDSNLMSALDLEHLEELYPEIAVLRADCMNLCGLCRLRPYALVNGKRVFGKSTEECVDKIKAAIESELAVFHDN, encoded by the coding sequence ATGGGTATCGTTGTAGTGGAAGTGTGCGACAGTAACTTGATGAGCGCCTTGGATCTGGAGCATTTAGAAGAACTGTATCCTGAAATTGCGGTGCTTCGCGCGGACTGCATGAACCTTTGCGGTTTATGCAGGCTTCGACCTTATGCTCTGGTTAATGGTAAACGCGTATTCGGCAAATCAACTGAAGAATGCGTGGACAAAATCAAAGCTGCCATTGAATCCGAACTGGCTGTCTTTCATGATAATTAA
- a CDS encoding rhodanese-related sulfurtransferase: protein MTEQQQSYQILLYYKFVYISDPEAFKSEHLQYCKDLGLKGRILVSSEGINGTVSGTVEQTEQYMRDMKSNPLFADMVFKADPSEGHAFRKMFVRHRKELVTFRVDDELDPNVISGKRLSPQQFFEQLQQDDVIVLDGRTDYEYDIGHFRNAIRPDVESFREFPEWIRENMSQYKDKTILTYCTGGIRCEKLTGFMLKEGFQDVAQLDGGIVTYGKDPEIQGRLFDGKCYVFDERISVPINHTDEDVIVGKCHHCGEPEDRYINCANDACHLQHICCEKCEELHQGFCSDTCEETVAAG from the coding sequence ATGACTGAACAACAACAGTCCTATCAAATTTTATTATATTATAAATTCGTCTATATCTCGGATCCCGAAGCCTTTAAGAGCGAGCATTTGCAGTACTGCAAGGATCTCGGACTCAAAGGCCGTATTCTTGTCTCTTCTGAAGGCATTAATGGTACGGTATCCGGTACGGTTGAACAGACGGAACAGTATATGCGGGACATGAAATCCAATCCGCTGTTTGCTGATATGGTATTCAAGGCTGATCCTTCTGAGGGACATGCATTCCGCAAAATGTTCGTCCGACACCGGAAAGAACTCGTTACATTCCGAGTGGATGATGAATTAGATCCGAATGTGATTAGCGGTAAACGCCTCTCCCCACAACAATTTTTCGAGCAGCTTCAGCAGGACGATGTCATTGTTCTCGACGGCCGCACGGACTACGAATATGATATCGGTCATTTTAGAAACGCGATCCGTCCGGATGTTGAATCGTTCCGTGAGTTCCCTGAGTGGATTCGTGAAAATATGAGTCAGTATAAAGACAAGACAATTCTTACTTACTGCACCGGCGGTATCCGTTGTGAGAAGCTTACCGGGTTCATGTTGAAGGAAGGTTTCCAAGACGTCGCTCAGCTGGACGGCGGTATCGTAACCTACGGTAAAGATCCTGAAATTCAAGGTCGTCTCTTTGACGGTAAATGTTATGTATTTGACGAGCGTATATCCGTGCCGATCAATCATACGGATGAAGATGTTATTGTAGGTAAATGCCATCATTGCGGTGAGCCTGAAGACCGGTACATTAACTGTGCCAATGATGCTTGTCATCTACAGCACATCTGCTGTGAAAAATGTGAAGAGCTGCACCAAGGCTTCTGCTCCGATACGTGTGAAGAAACCGTTGCTGCAGGATAA
- a CDS encoding SGNH/GDSL hydrolase family protein: MLHKEEEKVLLFQGDSITDCGRNYGDPGSLGSGYALMVAGKLGLKYPEKRMRFLNRGISGNRVVDLRSRWDEDSINLNPSWVSILVGINEVGWRYHRGEPTSTQAYYEGYRELLVQTREKTGAKIILMEPFLLPVTEEKKHWREDLDPKIQAVRELAREFNTLYVPLDGLFAAASAQHDMTYYAPDGVHPTPAGHALMADGWLAALKGKSFL, encoded by the coding sequence ATGCTACATAAGGAAGAAGAAAAGGTACTATTGTTCCAGGGAGACAGCATTACCGATTGCGGCAGGAATTACGGTGATCCCGGAAGTCTTGGAAGCGGTTATGCATTAATGGTTGCAGGTAAGCTTGGCTTGAAGTACCCGGAAAAAAGAATGCGCTTTCTTAATCGTGGGATCAGCGGCAATCGTGTTGTTGATTTAAGGTCTCGCTGGGATGAAGATAGTATTAATCTGAACCCTTCGTGGGTATCGATTTTGGTAGGTATTAATGAAGTGGGGTGGAGATACCACCGTGGAGAACCCACTTCAACACAAGCTTACTATGAAGGATACAGAGAGCTTTTGGTCCAAACCCGTGAAAAAACCGGTGCAAAAATCATTCTGATGGAGCCTTTCCTGCTTCCTGTCACCGAAGAGAAGAAGCATTGGCGCGAAGATTTGGATCCAAAGATTCAAGCGGTGCGTGAATTGGCCCGTGAGTTTAATACACTATATGTACCATTAGACGGGTTGTTCGCAGCAGCAAGTGCACAGCATGATATGACGTATTATGCCCCGGATGGAGTCCATCCTACACCGGCCGGGCACGCTTTAATGGCAGATGGGTGGCTCGCAGCACTTAAAGGTAAATCATTTTTATAA
- a CDS encoding ABC transporter substrate-binding protein: protein MKKKMWLSLTLSALLLTAAGCGSKPDAGTPSTGSGGDTEKKQFKIAISQYVEHPSLDATREGIMAALKDGGISEPDTLKLDYNNAQNDSTNNLSIGQKLKDSKNDLIIAIATPSAQVITDKVKETPVLFAAVTDPLDAKLVSDLEKPGGNVSGASDTNPDATKQLMKFISTHFSNVKKVGLIINEGEPNAVVMSKTAEEALKEHGIELVKAAVTNTSEVKQAAESLVGKVDAFYITLDNNVVSGADTIIQTAKANKIPFFASDRDTVEKGAFATVGFKYYDHGYQVGQMAVEILKNGKKPADMKITIPDKLDLILNAKAAADYGIEVTDAMKQEVKDPDNNIIQ from the coding sequence TTGAAGAAAAAAATGTGGTTATCGTTGACATTGTCCGCGCTATTGCTGACAGCTGCCGGTTGCGGAAGCAAGCCGGATGCAGGTACTCCATCAACCGGCTCCGGTGGCGACACAGAGAAGAAGCAGTTTAAAATTGCGATTTCGCAATATGTTGAGCATCCATCGCTCGATGCTACTCGCGAAGGAATTATGGCAGCGCTTAAAGACGGAGGAATTTCCGAGCCTGACACCTTGAAATTGGACTATAACAATGCTCAAAACGATTCCACCAATAACCTTTCAATCGGGCAAAAGCTGAAGGATTCCAAGAATGACCTGATCATCGCGATTGCTACACCTTCGGCTCAGGTAATTACAGATAAAGTGAAGGAAACTCCCGTTTTATTTGCGGCGGTAACGGATCCGCTTGACGCCAAGCTGGTGAGTGATCTGGAAAAGCCGGGCGGCAACGTCTCCGGAGCATCGGATACGAATCCTGATGCTACGAAACAGCTTATGAAATTTATCAGCACTCATTTTTCTAACGTGAAGAAGGTCGGTCTCATTATAAATGAAGGAGAACCGAACGCTGTGGTTATGTCCAAGACAGCTGAAGAAGCTTTGAAGGAACATGGCATCGAGTTGGTCAAGGCTGCTGTAACGAATACCTCGGAAGTAAAACAAGCTGCGGAGTCGCTTGTTGGCAAGGTGGATGCTTTTTATATAACTCTCGATAATAACGTTGTAAGCGGCGCAGACACGATTATCCAAACGGCTAAAGCCAACAAGATTCCGTTCTTCGCAAGTGATCGGGACACGGTCGAGAAGGGGGCTTTCGCCACAGTAGGATTCAAATATTATGACCATGGATATCAAGTAGGTCAAATGGCTGTAGAAATACTGAAGAATGGAAAGAAACCGGCGGATATGAAGATTACGATCCCGGATAAATTGGATTTGATTCTGAATGCCAAGGCAGCAGCTGATTACGGAATTGAAGTAACAGACGCCATGAAGCAGGAAGTCAAAGACCCGGATAATAACATCATTCAGTAG
- a CDS encoding ABC transporter permease, translating into MIEFLSKLDGPIELGLLYALMALGVYITFRILDFPDLTVDGSFTMGGAIAAILITNGVSPWLATLGAFTGGMLAGACTGLLHTKGKINGLLSGIIMMIALYSINMRILDKPNVSLSGENTIFSTLDPILLMAVIVIVGKLLLDAFFRTDLGLSLRATGDNKRMIRSFGVNTDTTTMLGLSLSNGLVALSGAAVAQQSSFADIGAGIGMIVIGLASVIIGEAILGTGSVFRTTAAVIMGSIIYRIVVSAAYEIEWLEASDLKLITAVIVIIALVVPTIRRSMKQRSHARKRSAQLLAQGKTKGGAL; encoded by the coding sequence ATGATTGAATTCCTGAGTAAATTGGATGGTCCCATCGAATTAGGTCTGTTATACGCTCTTATGGCACTTGGCGTGTATATAACATTTAGAATTTTGGATTTCCCTGATTTGACCGTTGATGGCAGCTTTACGATGGGCGGCGCTATTGCTGCAATCCTGATCACAAACGGAGTTTCTCCTTGGCTCGCAACATTAGGCGCTTTCACCGGAGGGATGCTTGCAGGTGCTTGTACCGGCCTACTGCATACAAAAGGGAAAATCAATGGACTATTGTCCGGCATTATTATGATGATTGCTCTCTATTCTATTAACATGAGGATTTTGGACAAGCCCAATGTATCTCTAAGTGGAGAAAATACAATATTTTCGACACTTGACCCGATCTTACTTATGGCTGTTATTGTGATTGTTGGTAAACTGCTGCTGGATGCATTTTTCCGTACTGATCTCGGTTTATCCTTGCGGGCGACGGGTGACAACAAGCGGATGATCCGAAGCTTTGGGGTGAATACAGATACGACAACGATGTTGGGTTTAAGTCTTTCTAATGGGCTTGTTGCCTTGTCCGGTGCAGCGGTTGCGCAGCAGTCGAGCTTTGCAGATATCGGCGCAGGGATCGGAATGATTGTTATTGGTCTGGCTTCCGTCATTATCGGAGAAGCAATCTTGGGTACAGGTTCTGTATTCCGTACAACAGCAGCGGTTATTATGGGCTCCATTATTTATCGTATTGTGGTATCCGCCGCTTACGAAATTGAATGGCTGGAAGCTTCTGATCTCAAGTTAATCACTGCGGTCATTGTCATTATTGCTCTGGTCGTTCCGACAATCCGCAGATCCATGAAACAGCGGTCTCATGCACGCAAGCGCTCCGCACAGCTACTAGCTCAAGGCAAGACAAAGGGAGGTGCGCTCTGA
- a CDS encoding ABC transporter ATP-binding protein — MLQLNNVSKLFNPGTVDEKIALMGIHLHLNPGDFVTVIGSNGAGKSTLMNIISGVMKPDAGDVSIDGNSIGHLPEFRRSRWIGRVFQDPMAGTAPHMTIEENLAMAYRRGQSRGLRIGVTIAKRKMFREQLMRLGIGLENRLRAKVGMLSGGERQALSLLMATFTEPQILLLDEHTAALDPARAELITRLTDDIVRELKLTTLMVTHNMEQAIRLGNRLIMMDKGRIILDVNEERKQHLTVEQLLGEFEQISGHKLSDDRLMLG; from the coding sequence ATGTTGCAATTGAATAATGTGTCCAAGCTGTTCAATCCGGGTACGGTGGATGAAAAAATTGCTCTCATGGGCATTCACCTTCATTTAAATCCCGGGGATTTCGTAACCGTCATTGGGAGTAATGGTGCAGGAAAATCTACATTGATGAATATTATTTCCGGAGTGATGAAGCCTGACGCAGGCGATGTGAGCATTGATGGGAATTCGATCGGTCACCTGCCGGAATTCCGGCGCAGCCGATGGATTGGTCGTGTATTCCAGGATCCAATGGCTGGTACAGCACCACATATGACTATTGAAGAGAATCTAGCAATGGCCTACCGCCGCGGACAATCTCGTGGATTAAGAATAGGAGTGACTATAGCCAAGCGAAAAATGTTCCGTGAGCAGCTGATGCGACTCGGCATCGGCTTGGAAAACCGTTTGAGAGCAAAGGTCGGCATGCTGTCCGGCGGTGAGCGTCAGGCATTAAGCCTGCTCATGGCGACTTTCACTGAGCCGCAAATTTTGCTGCTGGATGAGCATACCGCTGCGCTTGATCCTGCTCGCGCGGAGCTGATAACCCGGTTAACTGATGACATTGTTCGCGAACTCAAGCTGACAACGCTTATGGTAACGCACAATATGGAGCAGGCGATACGTCTTGGAAATCGTCTGATTATGATGGACAAGGGGCGGATAATCCTCGACGTGAACGAGGAGCGCAAACAGCACTTGACAGTAGAACAACTGTTAGGTGAGTTTGAGCAGATCAGCGGACATAAGTTGTCTGATGACCGTCTTATGCTTGGTTAA
- a CDS encoding CynX/NimT family MFS transporter: MASSYTSIDPDQQQETRKWLLFVGIILVAVNLRAGITSVGPLIGIIRDDTGISNALAGMLTTLPLLAFAILSPIAPGLARRFGIESALLFSMMVLTVGIWVRSISSPWTLMLGTALLGMAIAVGNVLLPSLIKRDFPRSIGLMTGTYSMSMNMLAAIASGISIPLASQPKLGWQGSLAVWSVLSVLASVVWIMQRRGRASISKVSSVSKGGSVMKSKKAWQITLFMGLQSFTFYVNISWLPEILHSQGLDYTAAGWMLSILQFVSLPFSFIIPVLAGRRPNQRLLVLVSAACMFAGYVGLLSGIQSMNLLWVILIGISGGANFSLSLMFFTLRTRTAHEAAALSGMAQSLGYLLAAVGPMLIGYMHDFTHGWSVPLMILTGVVIIMFIFGFGAAKPGYISATTEKSE, encoded by the coding sequence ATGGCATCAAGTTATACATCCATAGATCCTGACCAACAACAGGAGACCCGCAAGTGGCTTCTTTTTGTTGGAATTATTTTAGTTGCGGTTAATTTACGGGCAGGTATTACATCTGTAGGTCCGTTGATTGGAATTATTCGTGATGATACAGGTATATCCAATGCATTGGCAGGAATGCTTACGACACTTCCCCTGCTTGCATTTGCAATTCTGTCTCCGATTGCACCCGGATTAGCCAGAAGATTCGGGATTGAATCTGCACTTCTATTCAGTATGATGGTTTTGACCGTCGGCATCTGGGTACGCTCGATATCATCTCCATGGACTCTGATGCTGGGAACGGCACTCCTCGGCATGGCTATTGCGGTAGGCAATGTTCTACTTCCAAGTCTCATCAAGAGGGACTTCCCGCGCAGCATCGGTCTGATGACCGGAACCTATTCCATGTCGATGAACATGCTCGCAGCGATTGCCTCAGGAATAAGTATACCCCTGGCTTCACAGCCGAAACTGGGCTGGCAGGGATCGCTTGCGGTGTGGTCAGTATTGTCTGTGCTGGCAAGCGTCGTATGGATCATGCAACGCCGCGGACGAGCCTCCATAAGCAAAGTTAGTTCTGTATCCAAAGGCGGAAGTGTAATGAAGTCTAAGAAGGCTTGGCAGATCACATTATTTATGGGACTTCAATCTTTCACCTTCTATGTTAATATTTCCTGGCTGCCTGAAATACTGCACAGTCAGGGATTGGATTACACTGCTGCGGGATGGATGCTTTCTATTCTGCAATTCGTTAGCTTACCGTTTTCCTTTATTATCCCTGTGCTTGCAGGGCGCAGACCCAATCAGCGTCTTCTGGTGTTGGTCTCTGCAGCATGTATGTTTGCAGGTTATGTGGGCCTGTTATCGGGCATACAATCCATGAACTTGCTGTGGGTGATTCTGATCGGCATTTCCGGCGGTGCGAACTTTAGCTTGTCGCTCATGTTCTTCACGCTTCGAACCCGGACGGCTCATGAAGCAGCGGCCTTATCCGGTATGGCCCAGTCTTTAGGTTACCTGCTTGCAGCCGTAGGTCCAATGCTGATCGGCTACATGCATGATTTTACACACGGCTGGAGTGTTCCGTTGATGATCTTGACGGGAGTAGTCATAATTATGTTTATATTCGGTTTCGGTGCGGCAAAACCGGGATATATTTCTGCCACGACGGAGAAATCGGAATAA
- the chrA gene encoding chromate efflux transporter: MFSNQPEELESNFSNPSQRRELWSVWWTSLKLGMTSFGGPIAHLGYFHEVYVTRKKWIDDKSFADLVALCQFLPGPASSQVGIGIGAIRAGIWGAIIAWVGFTLPSVLVLIAFAYMIHTLDTSVFGWLHGLKLVAVAVVAHAVAGMGSKLAAGQLKASIAFGAMASVLLWQTPWIQVAVIGAAGIVGLILFKQEEPVSGLLKSFRIGHKTGILCLALFVILLVALPIARLISGNEWIAIVDSFYRTGSLVFGGGHVVLPLLETEMMLNGWMSKEDFIAGYGATQAVPGPLFTFAAYLGALIHGIPGAVVAVLAVFLPGFLLVIGAMPFWNRFRRNVRLQGVMLGMNAAVVGILFAALYDPIWKSSITSPFEFIIAAGLFVMLMFWKSPPWVVVVVGAAVGQLLL; this comes from the coding sequence ATGTTCTCAAATCAACCAGAAGAGCTAGAATCGAATTTCTCTAATCCGAGCCAGAGACGCGAATTATGGAGTGTCTGGTGGACCTCATTAAAGCTAGGGATGACCTCATTTGGGGGGCCTATTGCGCACTTGGGGTATTTTCACGAAGTCTATGTAACACGTAAAAAATGGATTGATGATAAATCGTTCGCCGATCTCGTCGCATTATGTCAGTTTCTTCCCGGTCCGGCCAGCAGTCAGGTTGGAATCGGCATTGGTGCCATACGGGCAGGCATTTGGGGTGCAATTATTGCTTGGGTTGGATTCACTTTACCATCAGTGCTGGTACTCATTGCCTTTGCCTATATGATACATACCCTGGATACCAGTGTGTTTGGCTGGCTTCATGGATTGAAGCTTGTCGCGGTTGCAGTTGTGGCTCATGCCGTTGCAGGTATGGGCAGCAAACTAGCTGCCGGTCAGCTCAAGGCAAGCATTGCATTTGGTGCGATGGCATCTGTACTGCTCTGGCAGACTCCTTGGATACAGGTCGCGGTCATTGGAGCCGCGGGGATAGTTGGACTAATTCTATTCAAGCAGGAGGAGCCGGTATCCGGTTTGCTCAAGTCTTTTCGAATTGGACACAAGACGGGTATTCTCTGCCTGGCTTTGTTTGTCATTTTGCTAGTAGCGCTTCCAATTGCACGTCTGATAAGCGGGAACGAGTGGATTGCCATCGTCGATAGTTTCTACCGTACCGGATCTCTTGTATTTGGCGGTGGACATGTCGTCCTACCACTATTGGAGACAGAGATGATGCTTAACGGTTGGATGAGTAAAGAGGATTTTATAGCGGGATATGGGGCAACCCAGGCTGTACCTGGCCCATTGTTTACGTTTGCTGCTTATTTGGGAGCCCTCATACACGGAATACCAGGTGCTGTTGTGGCTGTGCTGGCGGTTTTTCTTCCAGGATTCCTGTTGGTCATAGGAGCTATGCCTTTCTGGAATCGGTTTAGACGAAACGTTAGATTGCAAGGAGTTATGTTAGGAATGAATGCGGCAGTGGTAGGTATTTTATTCGCTGCGCTGTACGATCCTATTTGGAAATCATCGATTACCTCTCCATTCGAGTTTATCATTGCTGCAGGCTTATTCGTTATGTTGATGTTCTGGAAATCACCACCCTGGGTTGTCGTTGTTGTTGGAGCAGCGGTTGGACAATTGTTGCTGTAG
- a CDS encoding NAD(P)/FAD-dependent oxidoreductase has product MNDCIIVGGGIAGLQAAIQLGRYSAHDILVIDNGSGRSTLCRNYHNILGWPEGISGKELRSLGRQQAESVGVQFANDTVKKAEAKNSSFLLTGESGKEYNAKTILLATGLTDRFPNIPGLVPTLGCTVYVCPDCDGYEVQNRKTVVLGAGKSGADMALLLRDRTDDLTYINHEKTAVDDDLIGQLKNKGIAYVEKTITKVECQGDGMIQGVKLEDGTVISAERGFISFGGNKVHSELAAQLGAELEHNKHVKADPRSKMTNVTNVWIAGDLGVHAEQTTVAMGDGATAAIWIHKALKEMDDAAKT; this is encoded by the coding sequence ATGAATGATTGTATTATTGTCGGCGGAGGGATCGCCGGTTTACAGGCTGCCATTCAATTAGGTCGCTATAGTGCCCACGATATTCTAGTGATAGACAACGGAAGTGGGCGGTCGACATTATGCCGGAATTATCACAATATATTGGGCTGGCCTGAAGGGATTTCGGGAAAAGAGCTTCGTTCTCTTGGGAGGCAGCAGGCTGAGTCTGTAGGAGTACAATTCGCAAATGACACGGTGAAGAAGGCAGAGGCGAAGAACAGCTCATTTTTGCTTACTGGCGAGAGCGGTAAAGAATACAACGCGAAGACGATCTTGCTTGCCACTGGACTGACAGATCGCTTTCCAAATATTCCGGGGCTTGTGCCAACGCTGGGCTGTACGGTATACGTATGTCCGGATTGCGACGGTTACGAGGTCCAAAATCGCAAAACTGTCGTACTGGGAGCAGGTAAGTCCGGTGCAGACATGGCTCTTCTTCTACGTGACAGAACCGATGATTTAACGTATATCAACCACGAAAAAACAGCTGTTGATGATGACCTAATTGGGCAGTTAAAGAATAAAGGAATTGCGTATGTGGAGAAGACAATCACGAAGGTGGAATGCCAAGGGGATGGAATGATCCAAGGCGTGAAGCTGGAAGATGGGACAGTGATTTCGGCAGAACGGGGGTTTATCTCTTTTGGCGGAAACAAGGTTCATTCCGAACTAGCAGCGCAGCTCGGAGCGGAGCTTGAGCATAACAAACATGTAAAGGCTGATCCAAGATCCAAGATGACCAACGTAACGAATGTATGGATCGCAGGCGATCTTGGTGTTCACGCTGAACAGACAACTGTAGCGATGGGTGATGGGGCGACTGCTGCGATATGGATTCACAAAGCGTTAAAGGAAATGGACGATGCCGCTAAGACTTAA
- a CDS encoding antibiotic biosynthesis monooxygenase family protein: protein MILEAATLYIKPGAINDFESVFRSAYGIISKMQGYLGHELYKCIENKDEYILLIRWNAIHDRSIGLRHSPEYKEWNALLQPFYDPQPEVKHYIDIPVEGREYEREKRMNKDE from the coding sequence ATGATATTAGAAGCAGCCACATTGTATATCAAGCCAGGAGCTATAAACGATTTTGAGAGTGTATTTCGTTCCGCGTACGGTATTATTTCCAAAATGCAAGGTTACCTAGGCCATGAACTGTATAAATGCATTGAGAACAAAGATGAATATATATTGCTGATCCGTTGGAATGCAATTCATGATCGTTCGATCGGACTCCGCCATTCTCCTGAGTATAAGGAATGGAACGCACTGCTTCAACCATTCTACGATCCGCAACCTGAAGTGAAACATTATATAGATATTCCTGTAGAGGGAAGGGAATATGAGCGTGAGAAACGGATGAATAAGGATGAATAA
- a CDS encoding alpha/beta fold hydrolase, whose amino-acid sequence MSISPEICSIQGINYRMTVSGQGETVVFLHGGHTNLDVWEEQISFFARYFRVIAFDQRGYGHTDIPSEPFSYEDDLRHILDEYMIERAILIGASFGGSVAIDFALTYPDRVKALVLAGPAVNGNKLPLRMRLESIKSYVAVKSKGIHTAADQFERNRYWKYFIPKQADRRKIFMDIFRANEAFYTWDLKLNRSLSPPAAARLSEIRMPTLIIEPGDDLKFNIKTCQMLQKGISQSELVRLHHCGHLPNLERPDEFNEAVYAWLLKL is encoded by the coding sequence TTGAGCATTTCGCCAGAAATTTGCAGCATCCAAGGAATCAATTACAGAATGACCGTTAGCGGTCAGGGAGAAACCGTTGTATTTCTGCATGGAGGACACACGAACCTTGATGTTTGGGAAGAACAGATTTCGTTTTTTGCCCGGTATTTCAGAGTTATTGCTTTTGACCAGCGCGGCTATGGACATACAGATATTCCTTCGGAACCTTTTTCTTATGAAGATGATTTAAGGCATATTTTGGACGAGTATATGATTGAGAGAGCGATTCTAATTGGCGCTTCCTTTGGCGGCAGTGTAGCGATTGATTTTGCTCTCACGTATCCTGACAGAGTCAAAGCGCTAGTGCTCGCTGGGCCAGCTGTAAATGGTAACAAGCTACCTCTGAGAATGCGGCTCGAAAGTATTAAGAGTTACGTTGCGGTTAAAAGCAAAGGTATACATACGGCTGCGGATCAATTTGAGCGAAACCGGTACTGGAAGTATTTTATTCCGAAGCAAGCTGACAGAAGAAAAATATTTATGGATATTTTTCGGGCAAACGAAGCTTTCTATACATGGGACTTGAAGTTGAACAGGAGTTTATCCCCTCCGGCAGCAGCCCGGTTATCAGAAATCCGTATGCCCACGCTTATTATCGAGCCCGGTGACGACCTGAAATTTAATATAAAGACTTGCCAAATGCTCCAGAAAGGTATTTCGCAATCAGAATTGGTCCGTCTTCACCATTGTGGTCATCTTCCAAATTTGGAACGGCCTGATGAATTTAATGAAGCCGTGTATGCCTGGCTTCTGAAGCTATGA